In Mytilus edulis chromosome 7, xbMytEdul2.2, whole genome shotgun sequence, a single genomic region encodes these proteins:
- the LOC139529733 gene encoding uncharacterized protein — MNTLSVICLSICLVYISIIMQGTEADKCSDCSTAAKKARSDAGGDIDKLCSAGITNLDCMEENCDVDSIKTLLDAAKKAFTQLGCGAESIVVNLVVIGLGLTFYMLV; from the exons ATGAACACCCTGTCTGTCATTTGTCTCAGTATTTGTCTTGTGTATATCAGTATCATCATGCAAG GAACTGAAGCAGATAAATGTAGTGACTGCAGCACAGCAGCTAAAAAGGCAAGATCAGATGCAGGGGGAGACATAGACAAACTATGCAG CGCAGGAATAACCAATTTAGATTGTATGGAAGAAAACTGCGATGTGGATTCAATTAAGACCCTTCTTGATGCAGCCAAAAAGGCTTTCACCCAGCTGGGTTGTG gtGCCGAAAGTATTGTTGTCAACCTTGTTGTCATTGGTTTAGGACTTACATTTTATATGCTTGTTTAG